In a single window of the Deinococcus aetherius genome:
- the rpsG gene encoding 30S ribosomal protein S7 has product MARRRRAEVRPIQPDLVYQDVLVSAMINRIMRDGKKNLASRIFYGACRLVQERTGQEPLKVFKQAYDNVKPRVEVRSRRVGGSTYQVPVEVSVRRQQSLTLRWMLSATEGRAERTAIERLAGEIMDAAQGRGGSIKKKDDVERMAEANRAYAHYRW; this is encoded by the coding sequence ATGGCACGTCGCCGCAGAGCAGAAGTGCGCCCCATCCAGCCGGACCTGGTGTACCAGGACGTGCTGGTCAGCGCGATGATCAACCGCATCATGCGGGATGGCAAGAAGAACCTCGCCAGCCGCATCTTCTACGGGGCCTGCCGCCTCGTGCAGGAGCGCACCGGTCAGGAGCCCCTCAAGGTCTTCAAGCAGGCCTACGACAACGTCAAGCCCCGGGTCGAGGTCCGCAGCCGCCGCGTCGGTGGCTCGACCTACCAGGTGCCCGTCGAGGTGAGCGTCCGCCGTCAGCAGAGCCTGACGCTGCGCTGGATGCTGTCCGCGACCGAGGGCCGTGCCGAACGCACCGCCATCGAGCGGCTGGCGGGCGAGATCATGGACGCCGCGCAGGGCCGGGGCGGGTCTATCAAGAAGAAAGACGACGTGGAGCGCATGGCGGAAGCTAACCGCGCCTACGCGCACTACCGCTGGTAA